A single region of the Triticum dicoccoides isolate Atlit2015 ecotype Zavitan chromosome 2B, WEW_v2.0, whole genome shotgun sequence genome encodes:
- the LOC119363272 gene encoding uncharacterized protein LOC119363272: MAVGVLAWKDGGRLARARARQHGVGPLTVVPGSGQWFDGQHEGGDVLASATNAGFPYSISRRTISLFYQHQWTTHAPCETIASQSGLFDHLINVWKFKPGPVLQPMTFTS, translated from the exons ATGGCCGTCGGCGTGCTTGCTTGGAAGGATGGAGGCCGCCTCGCCCGGGCGCGGGCGCGGCAGCACGGCGTCGGGCCGTTGACGGTGGTGCCTGGGTCGGGGCAGTGGTTTGACGGGCAACACGAAGGAGGTGATGTCCTGGCGTCAGCGACCAATGCAG GTTTCCCGTACTCCATAAGCCGTCGTACAATCTCGCTGTTCTACCAACATCAATGGACCACCCATGCTCCATGTGAG ACGATAGCGTCTCAAAGTGGACTTTTCGATCATTTGATAAACGTTTGGAAATTCAAGCCTGGTCCTGTTCTGCAACCTATGACGTTTACTTCTTAG